A section of the Leptospira semungkisensis genome encodes:
- a CDS encoding RNA recognition motif domain-containing protein yields MKISVGNLPQELTEEELEKLFSKFGKPEHISIKKDKLTGRSLGYGSLEMEDEAGKKAVEALNKHEISGKAITVVDADEWKKEFDKKQSVKGGPSQNKVQSSQTKGGFSSSVRRTGGRGK; encoded by the coding sequence ATGAAGATTTCAGTGGGCAATCTTCCTCAAGAATTAACGGAAGAAGAACTGGAAAAGCTATTTTCCAAATTCGGAAAGCCGGAACATATTTCCATCAAGAAGGACAAACTCACCGGGCGATCTCTCGGGTATGGTTCTTTGGAGATGGAAGATGAGGCCGGTAAAAAGGCAGTGGAAGCTCTGAACAAACATGAGATTTCCGGAAAAGCCATCACGGTTGTAGACGCCGACGAATGGAAAAAAGAATTCGATAAGAAGCAATCGGTCAAAGGCGGTCCTTCTCAGAACAAGGTCCAGTCCAGCCAAACGAAAGGCGGATTCTCCAGTTCCGTCAGACGTACAGGAGGTAGAGGTAAATGA
- a CDS encoding inorganic phosphate transporter yields MDFFLIIVGVMGLLGVMDLLVGVSNDAVNFTNSAVGSRAASRKIILTVSAFGILLGALSSSGMMEVARKGIFHPEFFSLAELMFLFLAVMISDIVLLDLYNTLGLPTSTTVSLVFELLGASLVLAILKTDTLNEAFKIINSESALKIIFGIALSVILAFFAGLVLMFLFRLLFTFRLDKTLKWFGGIFSGLSITVVIFFILLTAMKGSAVISKESMTWVQANFQNILLFSFLGFSLLFQALILSGVNVLKLVVLFGTGALAMAFASNDLVNFIGVPIASLQTHELIKAAAGDANTMASGLGKEVFTDNRLLLGAAAIMIIALFKSKKAETVTRTEVSLGSQGETLEAYQTSLGARVFVQIALGIYTPIRAILPAGVRNWIGSRFKQIGPLELVRLHESDAFDLLRASVNILIASALILFGTVQKLPLSTTFVTFMVAMGTSLADGAWQKENAVNRVSGVLTVIGGWFMTAIFASITGGLIAAAFYFFGFAAVVVALVFTLFIVIAFNRIHKKRKAEYDDTLEKLVLLSKHPEKALSRSVSSLLANLLLAKKAMNTLSSGYMNGKKKDFKQAAKILKNLKKNYENSISGFLSLVDKHFEESEYQAIHPFTNALGYIDRIAENLTNILRSSSEKIDRFQTGLTKDEKEDLKELRKLAEDLFELLSEADKVPGLVEKARSGKRTKELEDIKVRIYKNQMKRIHKGDSRLKSSVTYFVVVEELVDINENLFGLAEELLWVLPWVESKKKQLLKANLNNGHKLEFPKDKKGKNKKKKKK; encoded by the coding sequence ATGGATTTCTTCTTAATCATCGTAGGAGTCATGGGCCTACTAGGCGTCATGGACCTGCTCGTCGGTGTTTCCAATGACGCTGTCAATTTTACAAATTCCGCGGTCGGTTCTAGAGCTGCTTCCCGCAAAATCATCCTGACAGTCTCCGCATTCGGGATCCTTTTAGGTGCACTTAGCTCCAGCGGCATGATGGAAGTCGCCAGAAAAGGGATCTTTCATCCGGAGTTCTTTAGTCTAGCGGAGTTGATGTTCTTATTCCTTGCCGTCATGATCTCGGATATTGTCTTGCTGGACCTGTACAATACCCTGGGTCTTCCGACATCTACTACGGTTTCCTTGGTATTCGAGCTATTGGGAGCCTCCCTAGTGCTCGCTATCCTAAAAACGGATACATTAAACGAAGCCTTTAAGATCATTAACTCAGAGTCTGCTTTGAAGATTATCTTCGGGATAGCGCTTTCGGTGATACTCGCCTTCTTTGCCGGCCTAGTCCTCATGTTCCTTTTCCGGCTCTTGTTTACATTCCGATTGGACAAGACCTTGAAGTGGTTTGGAGGGATCTTCTCCGGGCTTTCAATTACGGTAGTGATCTTCTTCATTTTACTTACTGCGATGAAAGGATCGGCAGTGATCAGTAAGGAATCCATGACTTGGGTCCAGGCAAACTTCCAGAACATTCTTCTGTTCAGCTTTTTGGGATTTTCTCTCTTGTTCCAAGCCTTGATTCTTTCCGGAGTCAATGTTCTAAAGCTAGTCGTGCTTTTCGGAACAGGTGCTTTGGCCATGGCATTTGCGAGCAATGACCTAGTAAACTTTATCGGAGTTCCAATCGCGAGCTTACAGACTCACGAGCTGATCAAGGCTGCCGCCGGAGATGCAAATACAATGGCTTCCGGACTCGGAAAGGAAGTCTTTACGGACAATCGATTGCTACTCGGAGCTGCGGCAATCATGATCATCGCACTCTTTAAATCTAAGAAGGCAGAAACAGTTACTCGCACTGAAGTAAGTTTAGGCTCCCAAGGAGAAACCTTGGAGGCGTACCAGACGAGCTTAGGAGCTCGTGTGTTCGTGCAGATTGCTTTAGGGATCTATACTCCGATCCGAGCCATTCTACCTGCCGGAGTTCGGAATTGGATCGGATCTCGCTTCAAGCAGATCGGACCTCTAGAACTAGTGCGTCTGCATGAAAGTGATGCATTCGATCTACTGAGAGCCTCTGTGAATATACTGATCGCTTCCGCGCTCATTCTATTCGGGACGGTTCAAAAACTTCCCCTCTCTACTACTTTCGTGACCTTTATGGTGGCAATGGGAACTTCCTTAGCGGATGGAGCCTGGCAGAAAGAAAACGCAGTCAATCGAGTCAGCGGAGTATTAACTGTAATCGGCGGCTGGTTCATGACTGCCATCTTTGCTTCCATTACTGGAGGATTGATTGCAGCGGCATTCTATTTCTTCGGATTCGCTGCAGTCGTAGTCGCATTAGTATTCACTCTATTCATAGTGATCGCCTTCAACCGCATCCACAAGAAGAGAAAAGCGGAATACGATGACACATTAGAAAAACTTGTATTACTAAGCAAGCACCCTGAAAAGGCACTTTCCAGATCCGTATCTTCCCTCCTTGCAAATCTATTACTCGCGAAGAAGGCAATGAACACACTTTCTTCCGGATACATGAACGGAAAGAAGAAGGATTTTAAACAAGCCGCTAAGATCCTAAAGAACCTGAAAAAGAATTATGAGAACTCCATCTCTGGTTTCTTGAGCTTAGTAGATAAACATTTCGAGGAATCGGAATACCAAGCAATCCATCCTTTTACAAATGCACTCGGATACATAGATCGGATCGCGGAGAATCTTACCAATATACTCAGAAGTTCTTCCGAAAAGATAGATCGCTTTCAGACAGGACTCACCAAAGACGAGAAAGAAGATCTAAAAGAGCTCAGAAAATTGGCAGAAGATCTATTCGAACTTCTCTCGGAAGCGGATAAGGTTCCTGGCTTGGTAGAAAAAGCAAGATCCGGAAAGAGAACCAAGGAACTCGAGGATATCAAGGTACGTATCTACAAAAACCAAATGAAACGAATTCATAAAGGAGATAGCAGGCTCAAATCCAGCGTCACCTATTTCGTAGTCGTGGAAGAATTAGTGGATATCAACGAGAACTTGTTCGGCCTTGCAGAAGAGTTACTTTGGGTGCTTCCTTGGGTAGAATCCAAGAAGAAGCAATTGCTCAAGGCAAATCTAAACAACGGCCATAAACTTGAATTTCCCAAGGACAAGAAGGGAAAGAATAAGAAGAAAAAGAAAAAATAA
- a CDS encoding DUF1272 domain-containing protein, with protein MLELRPSCEHCDKPLPPESLDARICSFECTFCAQCVDTLFGNVCPNCGGGFVSRPIRPKKTWKGKDSLEFYPASTTRKHRPVDLQAHASFAEKIRLLRPEER; from the coding sequence ATGTTGGAACTTCGTCCGAGCTGTGAACATTGCGATAAGCCCCTTCCTCCTGAATCCTTAGATGCCAGAATTTGTTCTTTTGAATGCACTTTCTGCGCACAATGTGTAGATACTCTTTTTGGGAATGTTTGCCCGAATTGCGGAGGAGGCTTTGTGTCTCGTCCGATCCGTCCAAAGAAAACTTGGAAGGGAAAAGATAGTCTGGAATTTTATCCAGCTTCCACAACAAGGAAGCATCGCCCAGTAGATTTACAGGCTCATGCTTCCTTTGCGGAAAAGATTCGATTGCTGCGACCGGAAGAGAGATAA
- a CDS encoding TRAP transporter large permease subunit, which translates to MWRKIVSWAVLFFLFVPLVQSGSQLIQARLLGLGGSIWPNYAMIRNVCVADPSAATETKAEVSDEDMAALEGLGLGEDTSSKEAAKNSGPSSTQLELAQLATTLTWAQLTYCGVERRLSWLTISAIDYIPMTMVVLLLVAGTVSTTRRYHIALRNPENSKEEKITEISQIVANTIVLVSSAFMYPLQKGVEAQIQVLWIAGLALLSGLNFYNLKNPVFKPGEGKQNTKFSNALLCMPLYCWMAIVCGLYFFVFEHHPAGLAIYLQKLTAHATLYIQIGLYVWTGILLRDTSLGRRFFDLLKPWNLPSELLAVIIVVVAALPTAYSGASGIVVLALGATVFKELRRAGATQERALAATAMSGSLGVVLPPCLLVVIVASLNLDVTTDELFYWGWRVFAVSSTFFLIVSWFTRTESWKIRPQSGALGQTYQAFKSFGIYLFISIVIVLAIVLGLGTHFDEHTAPYILPIAMLALLSIDYKISKKEKLKNGEAPVEEVHLSHTSYDAGSHLGALLLLMGLSACMGGVFERSEVINLFPTHLGSPFSAMLILTFALVIIGMLMDPYGAVILVSVTLYPIAKINGIHPLNFWMTALVSFELGYLTPPVALNHLLTKHVVREQLVEDPSLESKGFFARHEHIIIPIIVLSLTLLITAFGPILYSHYSS; encoded by the coding sequence ATGTGGAGAAAAATCGTTTCCTGGGCGGTCTTATTCTTTCTTTTCGTTCCGCTTGTCCAGAGCGGAAGCCAACTCATCCAAGCAAGACTACTCGGTCTTGGGGGAAGTATTTGGCCTAATTATGCAATGATCCGAAACGTATGCGTTGCGGATCCAAGCGCTGCTACTGAAACCAAGGCAGAAGTAAGCGACGAAGATATGGCAGCCTTGGAAGGGCTTGGTCTTGGTGAAGACACTTCTTCTAAAGAGGCTGCTAAGAACTCAGGTCCGAGTTCCACTCAACTAGAGTTAGCGCAGCTCGCAACTACTTTAACTTGGGCACAATTAACATATTGCGGAGTAGAGAGAAGGTTATCCTGGCTGACTATCTCCGCAATCGATTATATTCCGATGACAATGGTGGTCCTACTTCTGGTCGCAGGAACAGTCTCTACTACTAGAAGATATCATATTGCTCTTCGAAATCCGGAAAACTCGAAAGAAGAGAAGATCACAGAGATCAGTCAGATCGTGGCGAATACGATCGTTTTGGTCTCTTCTGCATTCATGTATCCTTTACAGAAAGGAGTGGAGGCTCAGATCCAGGTTCTATGGATCGCGGGACTCGCACTATTGTCCGGATTAAATTTCTATAATTTAAAGAATCCTGTTTTTAAGCCTGGAGAAGGGAAACAGAATACAAAATTCTCTAATGCGCTTCTTTGCATGCCTCTGTATTGCTGGATGGCGATCGTTTGCGGATTGTATTTCTTTGTATTCGAACATCACCCTGCTGGACTTGCGATCTATCTTCAGAAGCTGACAGCACATGCGACTCTATATATCCAGATCGGTTTGTATGTTTGGACAGGGATCCTACTTAGGGATACTTCTCTCGGTCGAAGATTCTTTGACCTACTGAAGCCTTGGAATCTTCCTTCAGAGCTTTTGGCTGTGATCATTGTTGTGGTTGCGGCTCTTCCTACTGCGTATAGTGGTGCTTCTGGGATTGTGGTTCTTGCCTTAGGAGCGACAGTATTCAAGGAATTGAGAAGAGCAGGAGCGACTCAAGAAAGAGCGTTAGCCGCTACCGCTATGTCGGGTAGTTTGGGAGTTGTTCTTCCTCCGTGCTTGCTTGTAGTTATCGTTGCCTCTTTGAATTTGGATGTTACCACAGACGAATTATTCTATTGGGGTTGGAGAGTGTTTGCTGTATCTTCTACCTTCTTTCTGATCGTAAGCTGGTTTACTCGCACTGAATCTTGGAAGATTCGTCCGCAATCCGGAGCCTTAGGCCAGACATACCAAGCATTTAAGTCTTTCGGAATTTATCTCTTCATTTCGATCGTGATCGTGCTTGCGATCGTTTTGGGACTCGGAACTCATTTCGACGAGCACACTGCTCCTTATATCTTGCCGATTGCGATGTTAGCGCTTCTTTCTATCGATTATAAGATCTCTAAGAAAGAAAAATTAAAGAACGGAGAAGCTCCTGTAGAAGAAGTACATCTCTCTCATACATCATACGATGCAGGATCTCACTTGGGTGCGCTTCTTCTTCTGATGGGATTGTCGGCTTGTATGGGTGGGGTTTTCGAGAGATCGGAAGTCATCAATCTATTCCCGACTCATTTGGGTTCTCCTTTCTCGGCGATGCTTATCCTGACTTTCGCGTTAGTCATTATTGGGATGCTTATGGATCCATACGGTGCGGTGATCCTAGTTTCAGTAACATTGTATCCGATCGCGAAAATAAACGGGATTCATCCTCTGAATTTCTGGATGACTGCTCTTGTATCTTTCGAGTTAGGATATCTGACTCCTCCGGTGGCATTGAATCATTTGCTGACCAAACATGTCGTGAGAGAACAGTTGGTGGAAGATCCGAGTTTGGAATCCAAAGGATTCTTTGCTCGTCATGAACATATCATTATCCCGATCATTGTTCTGAGTTTGACTCTTCTCATTACTGCTTTCGGTCCTATCTTATACTCACACTATTCGAGTTGA
- a CDS encoding putative solute-binding protein gives MKSFLKIMAIILALGISAGNRPVQAAETVDRSMCVFDPSGAHGDVYKAAQRYQAQALSWGIRLDLKAYTDEVVANSDFKAGKCHLAFLTSLRVRGYVHASGSIEAIGALPSYELLHKTIELLASPQARKLNVDGDYETVAMFPGGAVYLLLRDKNLKDIKDLAGRKIATLTYDQAATTMVDIVGASMVPAEIATFAGIFNNGRADACYSPAIGIKPLELMKGISPNGGIVRFPIGQLTFQIVARHKDFTEGFGNTSRAWAATQFDAMLSLTKKAEQEIPAKFWLEVPKDLQKNYFEKFREVRTRLRDKKVYHPAILKLMKRVRCNADKEAAECSDNLE, from the coding sequence ATGAAGAGCTTTCTCAAAATAATGGCAATCATTCTGGCACTCGGAATTTCTGCTGGCAACCGTCCGGTGCAAGCCGCGGAAACCGTGGACAGATCCATGTGCGTATTCGATCCATCCGGCGCTCACGGAGACGTGTATAAAGCCGCTCAAAGATACCAAGCCCAAGCGTTGAGCTGGGGAATCCGTTTGGATCTGAAGGCTTATACCGATGAAGTGGTAGCAAACTCCGATTTCAAAGCAGGCAAATGCCATCTTGCATTCTTGACTTCTTTGAGAGTAAGAGGTTATGTTCATGCTTCCGGTTCTATCGAGGCGATCGGAGCACTTCCAAGCTACGAACTTCTTCATAAGACCATAGAGCTATTAGCAAGCCCTCAAGCAAGAAAGCTGAATGTGGATGGGGATTATGAAACCGTCGCTATGTTCCCTGGTGGAGCTGTCTATCTTCTTTTGAGAGATAAGAACTTGAAAGATATCAAGGATTTGGCGGGAAGAAAGATTGCAACTTTGACCTACGATCAGGCTGCGACTACGATGGTGGACATTGTAGGAGCTTCTATGGTTCCGGCGGAGATTGCGACCTTTGCAGGTATTTTCAATAACGGAAGAGCAGATGCTTGTTATTCTCCTGCAATCGGGATCAAACCTCTTGAGCTTATGAAGGGAATTTCTCCGAATGGTGGGATTGTTCGCTTTCCAATCGGTCAATTGACTTTCCAGATTGTGGCCCGTCATAAGGACTTCACAGAAGGTTTCGGAAATACCTCTAGAGCTTGGGCTGCAACTCAGTTCGATGCAATGCTCTCTTTAACTAAGAAGGCGGAGCAAGAGATTCCTGCTAAGTTCTGGCTCGAGGTTCCTAAGGATCTACAAAAGAATTACTTCGAAAAGTTTAGAGAAGTAAGGACCAGACTCAGAGATAAGAAGGTGTATCATCCTGCTATCCTGAAGTTAATGAAACGTGTTCGTTGCAATGCGGATAAAGAAGCCGCAGAGTGCTCGGACAATCTTGAATAA
- a CDS encoding BTAD domain-containing putative transcriptional regulator has translation MTYYQLSCYLVVTVLVYRTFHNLVLYFKNRKQAYLLYFALLQVTYGAYLFCFTQTINTENPERALVWERMENVAVPIFATSIALFVNNYKRIFSKDFILLFVFLNILLAGLLIHDPNAYTMSVSHPRIFPALGIVIYETDQPIIMQYTYLSGILMIIWTLIKVTTQFLKNRFRNRFLLYGLILFFGSVIVDILVANDILPIPYTSHFSFLVLMFSVDSFLTVNKSEREVRIEFKESISKWLTKPGTSNFAGQDRGDASELRDEKIVKVAKTQNSKKLRVKVLGPLELDLDGKKISAAEYSSKKKLLKLIKLLLVRYGKGIHKEELLENLWPGMSEKNALNSLHALLFRLRKILGNPEAVVFAEDRLYFHPELVEADFVEFEREYEKAGKLLRNKKEEEAITAYRSAQELYKGDFFEFDLYFPESELKREYLRKNLIEIYKSLCEFSQKSGDAGALLSDSESWIRLDDLDERAWRFHFESLQLLDRKNEALRKFEDMKKILKKELGIEPDQETVSLIEKIRVISPVN, from the coding sequence ATGACGTACTACCAGCTCTCTTGCTATTTGGTCGTGACGGTTCTAGTCTACCGTACGTTTCATAATTTAGTTTTATATTTTAAGAACAGAAAGCAAGCATACCTGCTTTACTTTGCTCTATTGCAAGTTACGTACGGTGCTTACTTATTCTGCTTCACTCAAACCATCAATACGGAAAATCCAGAGAGAGCTCTTGTATGGGAGAGAATGGAAAACGTTGCAGTGCCGATCTTTGCGACTTCCATTGCTCTATTTGTGAATAACTATAAAAGGATCTTTAGCAAGGACTTCATTCTTCTCTTTGTATTCTTAAATATTCTCTTAGCGGGACTTCTCATTCATGATCCGAATGCATATACGATGAGTGTATCTCATCCTCGGATATTTCCTGCATTGGGAATCGTGATCTATGAAACGGATCAGCCTATCATCATGCAATATACCTATCTTTCAGGGATATTGATGATCATCTGGACTCTTATTAAGGTAACCACTCAGTTCTTAAAAAATCGTTTTAGGAATCGCTTCCTTCTCTACGGACTAATTCTCTTCTTCGGAAGTGTGATCGTGGATATATTGGTTGCGAACGATATACTTCCGATTCCTTATACATCTCATTTTAGTTTTCTCGTCCTAATGTTCTCTGTGGATAGCTTCTTAACCGTAAACAAGTCGGAGAGGGAAGTACGAATAGAGTTCAAAGAATCCATTTCCAAATGGCTAACTAAGCCGGGGACTTCCAATTTTGCAGGCCAAGATAGGGGAGATGCGTCCGAGCTGAGAGACGAGAAAATCGTTAAGGTTGCTAAGACTCAAAATTCTAAGAAGCTAAGAGTGAAGGTGCTCGGGCCTTTGGAATTGGATCTAGACGGCAAGAAGATCTCAGCAGCCGAATATTCCAGTAAGAAGAAATTATTGAAGCTGATCAAATTGCTTCTGGTCCGTTACGGCAAGGGAATTCATAAAGAAGAACTTCTAGAAAATTTATGGCCAGGAATGTCGGAGAAGAATGCTCTCAACAGCTTACACGCGTTACTCTTTAGACTTCGTAAGATACTCGGCAATCCGGAAGCAGTCGTATTCGCAGAAGACAGATTGTATTTTCATCCTGAACTAGTAGAAGCGGACTTTGTAGAATTTGAAAGAGAGTATGAGAAGGCAGGAAAGCTTCTTCGCAATAAAAAAGAAGAAGAAGCGATCACTGCATACCGCTCTGCGCAGGAATTGTATAAGGGAGATTTCTTCGAATTCGATCTATACTTCCCCGAATCCGAGCTAAAACGCGAATATTTAAGAAAGAATTTGATAGAGATCTACAAGAGTCTCTGCGAATTTTCCCAAAAATCGGGAGATGCAGGGGCGCTATTGTCCGATTCCGAAAGTTGGATCCGATTAGATGATCTGGATGAAAGAGCATGGAGATTCCACTTCGAATCCTTGCAGCTTTTGGATAGAAAGAACGAAGCATTGCGTAAATTCGAGGACATGAAAAAGATCCTGAAGAAGGAACTCGGCATAGAACCGGACCAAGAAACTGTTTCTTTGATCGAAAAAATCCGGGTAATCTCTCCCGTGAACTGA